Proteins encoded together in one Argiope bruennichi chromosome 1, qqArgBrue1.1, whole genome shotgun sequence window:
- the LOC129972845 gene encoding uncharacterized protein LOC129972845: MIDWLKNNGIPCDQKMRKVELFSLIDSNRPKKIVYKIDNLIEKEGHEVIRLPPYHCDLNAIEFVWSSVKRIIKERNVTGDLSLDNLKSLLQTAITEVTSAEWAAHCKHVEKLENNFWEKDGLLEDLVDELSFQIDTNDDSDSEETETCESDLEDFEMLE, translated from the coding sequence ATGATAGACTGGTTGAAAAACAACGGAATACCCTGCGATCAAAAAATGCGAAAAGTGGAACTGTTCTCTCTTATAGACAGTAATCGTCCaaagaaaattgtctataaaattgataatttaatagagaAAGAAGGACATGAAGTTATCCGACTACCCCCTTATCATTGCGATTTGAACGCAATCGAATTTGTGTGGTCCTCTGTAAAGAGAATAATAAAGGAACGAAATGTTACTGGCGATTTAAGTTTGGACAATCTGAAATCTCTTCTTCAAACAGCTATCACTGAAGTTACTTCGGCAGAATGGGCAGCGCATTGCAAACACGtagaaaagcttgaaaataatttttgggagAAAGATGGACTGTTAGAAGATTTAGTGGACGAACTGTCATTTCAAATTGATACCAATGATGATTCTGATTCAGAAGAAACCGAAACTTGCGAGAGTGATTTAGAGGATTTTGAAATGCTTGAATGa